In a genomic window of Amycolatopsis japonica:
- a CDS encoding alpha-lytic protease prodomain-containing protein translates to MNRKIVAAAAAALTGAGLVTAVALTPSASAGQTASAADQVQSEIVAALARDLKISPDQAKTRLAGEQKAARADGDLKTRLGPSYAGSWLDASGTTLTVAVTDAALEGVVRAAGATPKTVTRSAAQLDAAKLSLDAKGTSAPKTVPGWYVDATTNSIVVLANAGGEAAAKSWATASGVRADAVRVETSTESPVPLIDVIGGNAYTFGSGRCSIGFSVEGGFVTAGHCGTTGTRTSNPSGTVAGSSFPGNDYAWVRVDAGNTPRGLVNRYPGTVPVAGSQEAAIGASVCRSGSTTGWHCGTIQQKNASVNYPQGTVSGLTRTNACAEPGDSGGSWLAGDQAQGVTSGGSGNCSSGGTFYFQPISEILSVYSLRLVTSGSNPPSSTTPTTTTSNNPPGGTWAAGTTYAAGATVTYDGVSYRALQGHTAQVGWEPPNVPALWARA, encoded by the coding sequence ATGAACCGAAAGATCGTAGCGGCCGCCGCGGCGGCCCTTACCGGCGCGGGCCTGGTCACGGCCGTCGCGCTGACGCCGAGCGCCAGCGCCGGCCAGACCGCTTCGGCGGCCGACCAGGTCCAGTCGGAGATCGTCGCCGCACTGGCGCGCGACCTGAAGATCAGCCCGGATCAGGCGAAGACCCGTCTCGCCGGCGAGCAGAAGGCGGCCCGCGCCGACGGCGACCTCAAGACCCGGCTCGGCCCGTCCTACGCCGGATCGTGGCTGGACGCGTCCGGGACCACGCTGACCGTCGCGGTCACCGACGCGGCCCTGGAAGGCGTCGTCCGTGCGGCCGGCGCGACCCCGAAGACGGTCACCCGGAGCGCCGCGCAGCTCGACGCGGCGAAGTTGTCGTTGGACGCCAAGGGAACCAGCGCGCCGAAGACCGTGCCCGGCTGGTACGTCGACGCCACCACCAACTCGATCGTCGTCCTGGCCAACGCCGGTGGCGAAGCCGCCGCGAAGTCGTGGGCGACCGCTTCCGGCGTGCGTGCCGACGCGGTGCGGGTCGAGACCAGCACCGAAAGCCCGGTGCCGCTGATCGACGTCATCGGCGGCAACGCCTACACCTTCGGCTCGGGCCGGTGCTCGATCGGCTTCTCGGTCGAGGGCGGCTTCGTCACCGCGGGCCACTGTGGCACCACCGGCACACGCACGTCGAACCCGAGCGGGACCGTCGCGGGCTCCAGCTTCCCCGGCAACGACTACGCGTGGGTCCGGGTGGACGCGGGCAACACCCCGCGCGGACTGGTGAACCGGTACCCGGGCACCGTCCCGGTGGCGGGTTCGCAGGAGGCCGCGATCGGCGCGTCGGTCTGCCGCTCCGGTTCCACGACGGGCTGGCACTGCGGCACGATCCAGCAGAAGAACGCTTCGGTGAACTACCCGCAGGGCACCGTTTCCGGCCTCACGCGGACCAACGCTTGCGCCGAGCCGGGTGACTCCGGCGGCTCGTGGCTCGCGGGCGACCAGGCACAGGGCGTCACCTCCGGTGGCTCCGGCAACTGCAGCTCGGGCGGCACGTTCTACTTCCAGCCGATCTCGGAGATCCTGAGCGTCTACAGCCTCCGCCTGGTGACCTCGGGCTCGAACCCGCCGTCGAGCACGACGCCGACCACCACGACGTCGAACAACCCGCCCGGCGGAACCTGGGCGGCCGGTACCACCTACGCCGCGGGCGCGACGGTGACCTACGACGGCGTTTCGTACCGGGCCCTGCAGGGCCACACCGCTCAGGTCGGTTGGGAGCCGCCGAACGTCCCAGCGCTCTGGGCGCGCGCCTGA
- a CDS encoding TetR/AcrR family transcriptional regulator: protein MDLLRTPPPKERADAARNRAAILDAAASLFAEHGVEAVSMDQVAAAAGVGKGTLFRRFGDKAGLAVALLDARERLLQEGILHGPPPLGPGAPSADRLVAFADAYVDYVLEHLPLVRMSETAAPGARYRIGAYRFWHRHVAILLDGTPDPEHAAHALLAPLAAEHLTALLPELGEDRVRAGITRLWRAAGSQ from the coding sequence TTGGATCTTCTGCGCACGCCGCCGCCCAAGGAGCGCGCCGATGCCGCCCGCAACCGGGCCGCGATCCTGGACGCGGCGGCGTCGCTGTTCGCTGAACACGGGGTGGAAGCGGTGTCGATGGATCAGGTGGCGGCGGCCGCGGGGGTGGGCAAGGGAACGCTCTTCCGCCGCTTCGGTGACAAGGCCGGGCTGGCCGTCGCGCTGCTGGACGCGCGGGAACGCCTGCTCCAGGAAGGAATCCTGCACGGGCCGCCCCCGCTGGGCCCGGGTGCTCCGTCGGCCGACCGGCTCGTGGCCTTCGCCGACGCGTACGTCGACTACGTGCTCGAACATCTGCCGCTGGTGCGGATGTCGGAGACCGCCGCGCCGGGCGCGCGCTACCGCATCGGGGCGTACCGGTTCTGGCACCGGCACGTCGCGATCCTGCTCGACGGCACCCCCGACCCCGAGCACGCCGCGCACGCCCTGCTGGCCCCGCTGGCGGCCGAACATCTGACCGCGTTGCTGCCGGAACTGGGGGAGGACCGCGTCCGCGCCGGGATCACGCGCCTGTGGCGGGCGGCCGGATCCCAGTAG
- a CDS encoding cation:proton antiporter: protein MIQSVLVGAVVVLAWTMTAARLERWQITAPMAMVAAGLAIGFTTRNDLGNGLNTEIALNAAELILALLLFVDATAVKGGYLGHDAKTAVRLLLVALPLTILIVMGVGLLTLPGLGWAAVLLIACIIAPTDFAPATSVVHDVRVPERVRHLLNVESGYNDGVVAPVFIFALTLAGSHHQANTPGEALQAAIPAALLAVLAGSVIGAVAAVAMNVTAKHGWSTRHSARVAAVALPLLTYTAAVAIGGNGFVAAFICGIAYKTARHPGEEELGLAEDVSSLCGLLMWFVFGSTAVLVLSFGLTWGIVLVSVVALTVARLIPVLLTLLRTDFRWRDRMTIGLLAPRGAASIVFGLLAFNSLDGEAADVALSVMSVTVLASVAAHGVGASAFLNRKSKRTVG, encoded by the coding sequence ATGATCCAGAGCGTGCTCGTCGGCGCGGTCGTCGTGCTGGCTTGGACGATGACCGCGGCACGGCTGGAGCGCTGGCAGATCACCGCGCCGATGGCGATGGTCGCGGCCGGGCTGGCGATCGGGTTCACCACGCGCAACGATCTCGGCAACGGGCTCAACACCGAGATCGCGCTCAACGCGGCGGAACTGATCCTGGCGCTGCTGCTGTTCGTGGACGCCACCGCGGTGAAGGGCGGTTACCTCGGCCACGACGCGAAAACGGCGGTGCGGCTGCTGCTGGTCGCGTTGCCGCTGACGATCCTGATCGTCATGGGTGTCGGCCTGCTGACGCTGCCGGGCCTCGGCTGGGCGGCGGTCCTGCTGATCGCCTGCATCATCGCCCCGACGGATTTCGCGCCGGCGACGTCGGTGGTGCACGACGTGCGGGTGCCCGAACGCGTGCGGCATCTGCTGAACGTCGAGAGCGGATACAACGACGGCGTCGTCGCGCCGGTCTTCATCTTCGCGCTGACCCTCGCGGGGAGTCATCACCAGGCGAACACGCCGGGTGAGGCGCTGCAGGCCGCGATCCCGGCGGCGTTGCTGGCCGTGCTGGCGGGCTCCGTCATCGGGGCGGTGGCCGCGGTGGCGATGAACGTGACGGCCAAACACGGCTGGTCGACCCGGCATTCCGCGCGGGTCGCGGCCGTCGCCCTGCCGCTGCTGACCTACACCGCCGCCGTCGCGATCGGCGGCAACGGGTTCGTCGCCGCGTTCATCTGCGGGATCGCCTACAAGACCGCCCGGCACCCCGGTGAAGAGGAACTCGGGCTCGCCGAGGACGTCAGTTCGCTGTGCGGGCTGCTGATGTGGTTCGTCTTCGGCAGCACCGCGGTGCTGGTGCTGTCGTTCGGCCTGACGTGGGGCATCGTGCTCGTCAGTGTCGTCGCGCTGACCGTCGCCCGGCTGATCCCGGTGCTGCTCACCTTGCTGCGGACGGACTTCAGGTGGCGGGACCGGATGACCATCGGCCTGCTGGCCCCGCGCGGCGCGGCGTCGATCGTGTTCGGGCTGCTGGCGTTCAACTCGCTCGACGGGGAAGCGGCCGACGTCGCGCTGAGCGTCATGTCGGTGACCGTGCTGGCGAGCGTCGCCGCGCACGGTGTGGGGGCTTCGGCGTTCCTGAACCGGAAGTCCAAGAGGACCGTGGGCTGA
- a CDS encoding LysR family transcriptional regulator, with product MELELRHLRIMCAIAELGSITKAANTLGMAQPALTAQLKRIERTLGGKLFLRDHTGTRPTALGLLVLDRAKMVLPAVSSLHDEAARLAQHAGTGEPVTLRLGSATGPMLGALLQRLGTTHPDIHVATHTSWSANKLADMTAEGALDFAFVGVCGDAGPPPEPGLRWRTLAHHPVFVLMSARDERAQQNEVELGALADERWCATPGDGCFGDCFASACARSGFTPRSLYETDVLTCIEMVESGHAVVLCQPLFHEIPGIVAVPIAGNPLSWRNLVGWSERGEMGPFAAEMIALSRAVYGELIDRRPTYSKYLELNPGYGVDYTDAGVG from the coding sequence ATGGAGCTGGAACTGCGCCACCTGCGCATCATGTGCGCGATCGCCGAACTCGGGAGTATCACCAAGGCGGCGAATACGCTCGGAATGGCCCAGCCTGCACTGACAGCACAACTGAAGCGCATCGAACGGACCCTCGGCGGGAAGCTGTTCCTCCGCGATCACACCGGCACGAGGCCGACCGCGCTCGGTCTCCTCGTCCTCGACCGGGCCAAGATGGTGCTCCCCGCCGTGTCGTCGCTGCACGACGAAGCGGCACGTCTCGCCCAGCACGCGGGCACCGGCGAGCCGGTGACCCTGCGGCTCGGCTCGGCGACGGGGCCGATGCTGGGGGCACTCCTGCAACGCCTCGGCACCACCCATCCCGACATCCACGTCGCCACGCATACGTCGTGGTCGGCCAACAAACTGGCGGACATGACCGCCGAGGGCGCGCTGGACTTTGCCTTCGTCGGCGTCTGCGGTGACGCGGGCCCGCCGCCGGAGCCCGGTCTTCGCTGGCGGACGCTCGCGCATCATCCGGTGTTCGTGCTGATGTCCGCGCGGGACGAGCGCGCGCAGCAGAACGAGGTCGAACTCGGCGCCCTCGCGGACGAACGCTGGTGCGCGACGCCGGGCGACGGATGCTTCGGCGACTGTTTCGCGTCCGCGTGCGCGAGATCGGGATTCACGCCGCGTTCGTTGTACGAGACCGATGTGCTGACCTGTATCGAGATGGTCGAGTCGGGACACGCGGTGGTGTTGTGCCAGCCGCTGTTCCACGAGATCCCGGGGATCGTCGCGGTCCCGATCGCGGGGAATCCGCTGAGCTGGCGGAATCTCGTCGGCTGGTCGGAGCGCGGGGAGATGGGGCCCTTCGCCGCGGAGATGATCGCGCTGTCGCGCGCGGTGTACGGCGAGCTGATCGACCGGCGGCCGACCTACTCGAAGTACCTGGAGTTGAATCCGGGTTATGGCGTCGACTACACGGACGCGGGAGTGGGCTGA
- a CDS encoding LysR family transcriptional regulator — protein METRQLECFVAVAEELSFTRAAQRLYAVQSTVSATIQALEGELGVKLFDRSTRRVALSPAGKVFLPEAKAALEAFDRARDVVTDASAGLRGSLRIGTLTSVGDLDLPDLLGAFHRRYPLVDLHVSVSITGSTGLAEDLRQGRLDVALLGLPESDLTGLEAKLLGSAPFVAVLPDGHRLSGRRSLTLADLAGESFVDNPRGFGNRVALDRAFEALGAPRRVIVEVADLRAVPSYVAAGLGVAVVPDLKLLAGVRTIPLDEPGLTWPLTIATRGERPPSRAARLLLDLVDSGEFSLVIPART, from the coding sequence GTGGAGACCCGCCAACTCGAGTGTTTCGTCGCCGTCGCCGAGGAACTCAGCTTCACGCGCGCCGCCCAGAGGTTGTACGCGGTGCAGTCCACCGTCTCTGCGACGATCCAGGCCCTCGAAGGCGAACTGGGGGTCAAGCTGTTCGATCGGTCCACGCGAAGGGTCGCGCTCTCCCCGGCGGGGAAGGTGTTCCTGCCCGAGGCGAAGGCCGCGCTGGAAGCCTTCGACAGGGCCCGCGACGTGGTCACCGACGCCTCCGCCGGCCTGCGGGGCAGCCTCCGAATCGGCACGCTGACCAGCGTCGGCGATCTCGACCTGCCCGATCTGCTCGGCGCGTTCCATCGCCGTTATCCGCTGGTCGACCTGCATGTTTCGGTGTCGATCACCGGCTCGACCGGACTGGCCGAGGACCTGCGTCAGGGCAGGCTCGACGTCGCCCTCCTCGGTCTGCCCGAATCCGATCTCACCGGGCTCGAAGCCAAACTGCTCGGTTCGGCGCCGTTCGTCGCCGTGCTGCCCGACGGCCACCGGCTGAGCGGACGGCGTTCGCTGACGTTGGCCGACCTCGCGGGCGAGTCGTTCGTGGACAATCCCCGCGGCTTCGGCAACCGGGTGGCCCTGGACCGCGCTTTCGAGGCACTCGGGGCGCCGCGCCGGGTCATCGTCGAGGTCGCCGACCTGCGTGCCGTGCCCTCCTATGTGGCGGCGGGGCTCGGTGTCGCCGTCGTGCCCGATCTCAAGCTGCTCGCGGGGGTCCGGACGATCCCGCTCGACGAGCCCGGCCTCACCTGGCCGCTGACCATCGCCACCCGGGGAGAGCGTCCGCCAAGCCGGGCCGCCCGGCTGCTGCTCGACCTCGTCGACAGCGGGGAGTTCTCCCTCGTGATCCCCGCCCGGACCTGA
- the secD gene encoding protein translocase subunit SecD has product MPRETARRGMTGRAVVSLVVLAATVYLLLTTAPRLGLDLRGGTQIVLETKDSPTVTADAETTDRTLEVLRRRVDALGVAEPMLARSGDNRIIVELPGVRDPREAVEVIGRTAQLSFHPVLATGAADSRVLNDESGQPITLGPAALTGEGVDEALSSIDSQGGGWLVSVDFKGDSGRAWERLTGQAACSPPGDPARRVAIALDDKVISSPQVSPQVACGVGIVGGSTQITGRFSPAEAKDLALLINAGALPTPVEIIEQRTVGPTLGAAAIDASARAAVIGLALTALFLLAVYRLAGLIAVGALVAYAAVSYAALLAVGATLTLPGLAGFVLAIGMAVDATVLVFERAREEHSVKRGGSLPRSVSRGFSGALSAIVDSNVTTLLAAGLLFWLASGPVRGFGVTLSIGVVVALFISLVLTRLLLHLTMRGVVARKPRLSGLTHEGRVRQWVNRRDPEFLGKPKRWLMVAGAVVIAAIAGLFVAGPNLGVEFTGGRVVEYSTSAPADVERVRDAVSDAGFPRAVVQMSGEKDISVRTEPIDEDATERIRTAVAGVAGDATEIRDEKIGPSLGAELRTKAVIALGLAVLAQLIYLAVRFDWRLGLATVAALAQDVLIILGIFAWLGKSMDGVFLAALLTVIGYSVNDSVVVFDRVREVRGQRRKEPFPRVVGTAVLQTLPRTINTGIGVLFVLGALLVLGDGSLADFALALLLGLVAGTVSTVATAGPVAILLDKRWPGAGRPARKANPTRQRDDNGAVV; this is encoded by the coding sequence GTGCCGCGCGAAACCGCGCGGCGAGGCATGACCGGGCGAGCCGTCGTCTCGCTGGTCGTTCTCGCCGCGACCGTGTACCTGTTGCTGACCACCGCCCCGAGACTGGGGCTCGATCTGCGTGGTGGCACGCAGATCGTGCTGGAGACCAAGGATTCGCCCACCGTCACCGCCGACGCGGAGACCACCGACCGGACGCTCGAGGTGCTGCGCCGCCGCGTCGACGCACTGGGCGTCGCCGAGCCGATGCTGGCCCGCTCGGGAGACAACCGGATCATCGTCGAACTACCCGGCGTCCGGGATCCGCGCGAGGCCGTCGAAGTGATCGGCCGCACCGCGCAGCTGTCCTTCCATCCCGTCCTCGCCACTGGCGCCGCGGACTCCCGTGTGCTCAACGACGAGAGCGGGCAGCCGATCACCCTGGGACCCGCCGCGCTGACCGGCGAAGGCGTCGACGAGGCGCTCTCGTCGATCGATTCGCAAGGCGGCGGCTGGCTCGTTTCGGTTGACTTCAAAGGGGATTCCGGCCGTGCCTGGGAGCGCCTGACCGGGCAGGCCGCGTGCTCGCCGCCAGGCGATCCCGCCCGCCGGGTGGCGATCGCGCTCGACGACAAGGTGATCTCGTCGCCGCAGGTGAGCCCGCAGGTGGCTTGCGGGGTCGGGATCGTCGGCGGGAGCACGCAGATCACCGGGCGGTTCTCGCCCGCCGAGGCCAAGGATCTGGCCTTGCTGATCAACGCCGGCGCGCTGCCGACACCGGTCGAGATCATCGAGCAGCGCACCGTCGGGCCCACCCTCGGCGCCGCCGCCATCGACGCCAGTGCCCGCGCCGCCGTGATCGGGCTGGCGCTGACCGCGCTGTTCCTGCTCGCGGTGTACCGGCTGGCCGGGCTGATCGCCGTGGGCGCGCTGGTCGCGTACGCGGCCGTGTCCTATGCCGCGCTGCTCGCCGTCGGCGCGACGCTGACCCTGCCCGGGCTCGCCGGATTCGTGCTGGCCATCGGCATGGCCGTCGATGCCACCGTGCTCGTCTTCGAACGGGCGAGAGAGGAACATTCCGTCAAACGGGGTGGCTCGCTGCCACGCTCGGTCAGCCGCGGGTTCAGCGGCGCGTTGTCGGCGATCGTCGATTCGAACGTGACCACCCTGCTCGCCGCGGGCCTGCTGTTCTGGCTGGCGTCCGGTCCGGTGCGAGGCTTCGGGGTGACGCTGTCGATCGGCGTCGTCGTCGCGTTGTTCATCTCGCTGGTGCTCACGCGTTTGCTGCTGCACCTCACGATGCGGGGCGTGGTCGCGCGCAAACCGCGGCTGTCCGGGCTGACCCACGAGGGCCGGGTCCGGCAGTGGGTGAACCGCCGCGATCCCGAATTCCTCGGGAAACCGAAACGCTGGCTGATGGTGGCGGGCGCGGTCGTGATCGCCGCGATCGCGGGCCTGTTCGTGGCCGGGCCGAACCTCGGTGTCGAATTCACCGGCGGCCGGGTCGTCGAATACAGCACTTCGGCGCCCGCCGACGTCGAGCGGGTCCGGGACGCGGTCTCCGACGCCGGATTCCCCCGCGCCGTCGTGCAGATGTCCGGTGAGAAGGACATCTCGGTCCGCACCGAGCCGATCGACGAGGACGCCACCGAACGGATCCGGACCGCCGTCGCCGGGGTCGCGGGCGACGCCACCGAGATCCGCGACGAGAAGATCGGCCCGAGTCTCGGCGCCGAACTGCGCACCAAGGCGGTGATCGCGCTCGGCCTCGCGGTGCTGGCGCAGCTGATCTACCTGGCGGTGCGGTTCGATTGGCGGCTCGGCCTGGCCACGGTCGCCGCGCTCGCCCAGGACGTCCTGATCATCCTCGGGATCTTCGCCTGGCTGGGCAAGTCGATGGACGGCGTCTTCCTCGCCGCGCTGCTGACGGTGATCGGTTATTCGGTCAACGACTCGGTGGTGGTCTTCGACCGGGTGCGGGAGGTGCGGGGACAACGCCGCAAGGAACCGTTCCCGCGCGTCGTCGGCACGGCGGTACTGCAGACGTTGCCACGGACGATCAACACCGGCATCGGGGTGCTGTTCGTCCTCGGGGCGCTGCTGGTCCTCGGGGACGGTTCGCTGGCCGACTTCGCCCTCGCGCTCCTGCTCGGTCTCGTCGCCGGCACGGTGTCCACAGTGGCCACCGCGGGTCCCGTCGCGATCCTGCTCGACAAGCGGTGGCCCGGGGCCGGACGTCCCGCCCGGAAGGCGAATCCGACACGGCAGCGGGACGACAACGGCGCGGTGGTGTGA
- a CDS encoding maleylpyruvate isomerase family mycothiol-dependent enzyme, whose amino-acid sequence MTDTGTKTELWPLVHAERAALADDLAELTEEQWETPSLCTGLTVREVLAHVTSGASLTPLRWMIGVIRCRWDFDKQVAMRLAEQMGADGAETLERFRGVVTSTTKPPLPKIAMLGEAIVHAEDIRRPLGLRRDYPIPVLTELAGYYGGSDLVVTAKGRIGGLRLQATDGPFAAGSGPLVSGTTLALIMAMTGRTAYLAELDGEGVPILRERVPAQT is encoded by the coding sequence ATGACGGATACGGGAACGAAGACCGAGCTCTGGCCGCTGGTCCACGCCGAGCGGGCGGCGCTGGCGGACGACCTCGCGGAGCTCACGGAGGAGCAGTGGGAGACGCCGTCGCTGTGTACCGGGCTGACGGTGCGCGAGGTGCTCGCGCATGTCACTTCAGGGGCGAGCCTCACACCGTTGAGGTGGATGATCGGGGTGATCCGCTGCCGATGGGACTTCGACAAGCAGGTCGCCATGCGGCTCGCCGAGCAGATGGGCGCCGACGGCGCCGAGACTCTGGAGCGCTTCCGCGGCGTGGTCACCAGCACGACGAAACCGCCGTTGCCGAAGATCGCGATGCTGGGTGAGGCGATCGTGCACGCCGAGGACATCCGCCGCCCGCTCGGCCTTCGCCGCGACTACCCGATCCCCGTCCTCACCGAACTGGCGGGGTACTACGGGGGCTCGGACCTGGTGGTGACGGCGAAGGGGCGCATCGGCGGGCTGCGGTTGCAAGCCACCGATGGCCCCTTCGCCGCCGGGTCCGGGCCGCTCGTCTCGGGCACGACACTGGCCCTGATCATGGCCATGACCGGACGGACGGCCTACCTCGCCGAACTCGACGGCGAGGGGGTCCCGATCCTGCGGGAGCGCGTCCCCGCTCAGACCTGA
- a CDS encoding rhodanese-like domain-containing protein, which produces MTALITRDELKAAIDAKTVTVVDALGGEYYAKQHLPGAVPLVLADVDAHAATVLPDRGAAIVTYCSNPACPNSGQVADRLTALGYTDVRKYREGIEDWAGAGLPLESQV; this is translated from the coding sequence ATGACCGCACTCATCACCCGTGACGAGCTGAAGGCCGCGATCGACGCGAAGACCGTGACGGTGGTCGACGCACTGGGTGGCGAGTACTACGCCAAGCAGCATCTGCCCGGCGCCGTTCCCCTCGTCCTCGCCGACGTCGACGCGCACGCCGCGACCGTGCTGCCCGATCGCGGCGCCGCCATCGTCACCTACTGCTCGAACCCCGCCTGCCCCAACAGCGGCCAGGTCGCCGACCGGCTCACCGCGCTGGGCTACACCGACGTCCGCAAGTACCGGGAAGGCATCGAGGACTGGGCCGGCGCTGGCCTGCCCCTCGAGTCTCAGGTCTGA
- a CDS encoding DMT family transporter produces the protein MSWLVLVVSGVLEAVWATALGKSEGLSRPVPSVIFGVTLVASMVGLAYAMKDLPVGTAYAVWVGIGASLTVAYGMWSGAETVSVARILLIVGIVACVVGLKVLH, from the coding sequence ATGTCGTGGCTTGTCCTTGTCGTCTCGGGTGTACTGGAAGCCGTGTGGGCCACCGCCCTCGGCAAATCCGAAGGTTTGTCCCGGCCGGTGCCGTCGGTGATCTTCGGCGTCACGCTGGTGGCCAGCATGGTGGGTCTCGCTTACGCGATGAAGGACCTCCCCGTCGGCACCGCCTACGCGGTCTGGGTCGGCATCGGGGCTTCGCTCACCGTCGCCTACGGCATGTGGTCCGGCGCGGAAACCGTTTCGGTGGCCCGGATCCTGCTGATCGTGGGGATCGTCGCCTGTGTGGTGGGCCTGAAGGTCCTGCACTGA
- a CDS encoding MFS transporter: MLNSVALPRPAFRRISHGRGFWIIAAAYAASLAFSTVPTPLYVLYQQRDGFPTYVVTIVFAAYAVGVMGSLYLAGHVSDWLGRRRVILAATLAQALSATLFLAWPDVPGLILARLVGGAGIGALTATATAHLSELRAVARPREDHGRAGLIATVVNMGGLALGPLFGGVFASYSTEPLTTPFVFFLVLLLAAAIAVALVPETVERAEERPAYRPQRVSLPSSARPAFFGAAIGAFAAFAITGLFMALTPTLLAQGMHESSRLLAGLASFSVFLAAATAQVLFAGLARKTQLRLGLGLMVSGLVALPVAVTTSQLWLFVAGGIVAGAGVGLGFRASVATVAALAEPPVRGEVLAALFLAAYAGLVLPILLVGIALIWLPSAWALIGFSVLELGLLAWSAPKVLT; this comes from the coding sequence ATGCTGAACAGCGTCGCCCTCCCCCGTCCCGCGTTCCGGCGGATCAGCCACGGCCGCGGTTTCTGGATCATCGCGGCGGCCTACGCCGCCTCGCTCGCCTTCTCCACCGTCCCTACCCCGCTCTACGTGCTTTACCAGCAGCGCGACGGCTTCCCGACCTATGTCGTGACCATCGTCTTCGCGGCGTATGCCGTCGGTGTGATGGGCAGCCTGTATCTGGCCGGCCACGTCAGCGACTGGCTGGGACGACGGCGAGTGATCCTCGCCGCGACCTTGGCCCAGGCGCTGTCCGCGACGCTTTTCCTGGCGTGGCCGGATGTTCCGGGTCTGATCCTGGCCAGGCTCGTCGGCGGCGCGGGCATCGGCGCGCTGACCGCGACCGCCACCGCGCACCTGTCCGAACTCCGCGCCGTCGCCCGGCCCCGGGAGGACCACGGCCGCGCGGGACTGATCGCGACCGTCGTCAACATGGGCGGGCTGGCGCTCGGCCCGCTGTTCGGTGGCGTGTTCGCGAGCTATTCGACCGAGCCGCTCACCACCCCGTTCGTGTTCTTCCTGGTCCTGCTGCTCGCCGCGGCCATCGCCGTCGCGCTCGTGCCGGAAACCGTGGAACGCGCCGAAGAACGGCCCGCCTATCGGCCGCAGCGCGTCTCGCTGCCGTCGAGCGCGCGGCCCGCCTTTTTCGGCGCGGCGATCGGCGCCTTCGCGGCGTTCGCGATCACGGGCCTGTTCATGGCGCTGACGCCGACGTTGCTGGCGCAGGGCATGCACGAGAGCTCGCGGCTGCTGGCCGGTCTCGCGTCGTTCTCCGTGTTCCTCGCGGCGGCCACGGCGCAGGTGCTCTTCGCCGGTCTGGCCAGGAAAACCCAGCTGCGGCTCGGCCTCGGGCTGATGGTGAGCGGGCTGGTGGCGCTGCCGGTCGCGGTGACGACGTCCCAGCTGTGGCTCTTCGTCGCGGGCGGGATCGTGGCGGGCGCCGGTGTCGGGCTGGGCTTCCGCGCGTCGGTGGCCACCGTCGCCGCCCTCGCCGAACCGCCGGTGCGCGGCGAGGTCCTCGCCGCCCTGTTCCTGGCCGCCTACGCCGGGCTGGTCCTGCCCATCCTGCTCGTCGGCATCGCGCTGATCTGGCTGCCGAGCGCGTGGGCGCTGATCGGATTCTCGGTGCTGGAACTGGGTTTGCTCGCCTGGTCGGCGCCCAAGGTGCTGACCTGA
- a CDS encoding DUF5919 domain-containing protein: MADERGRIRRSLARVITDDNLDLYVLGTVALAFTVLGATGISDVKTLSSVVTALLALLAFSQIRSRRLTEQVRDSNRGGPAALFEPEFPADLISRRAAAFDILLIGHSMTRTVQGMRSDIRSILDSGGRIRVLVLDPTDEAIVEVADRRISQSLGQGRLRQRILATLDELTSLKSRTSGRLEIRVSSRISSAGFNCLDVSTKRGLICVQHYEYRPTGEASPVFTVEPKDAPWYRHFADEAERLWEDGTPWPDDPEWAEGSLHRI, translated from the coding sequence GTGGCGGACGAGCGTGGACGGATCCGGCGATCGCTGGCGCGGGTGATCACCGACGACAACCTGGATCTCTACGTACTGGGCACCGTCGCCTTGGCGTTCACCGTCCTGGGCGCGACCGGGATCTCGGACGTCAAAACGCTTTCCTCCGTGGTGACGGCGCTGCTGGCCCTGCTCGCCTTCTCCCAGATCCGCTCGCGGCGGCTGACCGAACAGGTCCGGGATTCGAATCGCGGCGGCCCCGCGGCACTCTTCGAACCGGAGTTCCCGGCGGATCTCATCTCCCGGCGAGCGGCGGCCTTCGACATCCTTCTCATCGGCCATTCGATGACCAGGACCGTGCAGGGCATGCGCAGCGATATCCGGTCGATCCTCGACTCGGGCGGACGGATCCGGGTACTGGTCCTGGATCCGACCGACGAAGCGATCGTGGAAGTCGCCGATCGCCGGATTTCCCAAAGCCTCGGACAAGGACGGCTGCGGCAGCGGATCCTCGCGACCCTGGACGAACTGACGTCCTTGAAGAGCAGGACGAGCGGGAGGCTGGAGATCAGGGTGTCGTCGCGGATCTCCTCCGCGGGCTTCAACTGTCTCGACGTCTCCACCAAACGGGGGCTGATCTGCGTTCAGCACTACGAATACCGGCCGACCGGTGAAGCCTCGCCGGTGTTCACAGTGGAACCGAAGGACGCGCCCTGGTACCGGCACTTCGCCGACGAGGCGGAACGGCTGTGGGAGGACGGCACTCCCTGGCCGGACGATCCCGAGTGGGCTGAAGGCTCCCTTCACCGCATCTGA